Proteins found in one Amycolatopsis umgeniensis genomic segment:
- a CDS encoding CoA transferase, whose amino-acid sequence MSFSSPLNGFRVLSAGSGSAVETALDRLRMLDADVGAARPGVLSLSGPGVSVEAGLLGPFPENLLQADFGIMALHGRSEAQPRPLGVDYVSVLTGMAAVQGVLAATLAQLRGNPVSRIEMSADRVAMMAVAQYIAAATADEDPEGPDGIPSTARPPFVSADGVAFEVEAFSSEAWQGFWASLGAPERAVGQGWRPFLLRYERASVSLPRELHEAAESRSFEEIRSIAESTSMHICPVRTVEERRADPDAGSPPWSFRAGRAAPPGPGADAGLPLAGIRIVESTRRVQGPMATRLLSLLGATVTRIEPPGGDPLRGMPPMAGDCSAKFRVLNDGKRIAEIDFKQPSGRAEVLDLVRDADVFLHNWAPGKDVELGLDAATMHAVNPGLVYATASGWGDALGENPPAGTDYMVQAYSGLADALTPAGAPPRPTLMIMVDIAGGFVSAEGILAALVARQRFGRGGEVTTSLLGAADALLREPSPVAVDGVFTAADGLLAIVTEYVAALCSLLDIPVPSQEELPDAITKALGTRPVADWERRLGPVAMPVRRDLRTLVSRRPSRFEQNGCAIATSPWTFS is encoded by the coding sequence GTGTCCTTTTCCTCTCCTCTGAACGGGTTCCGCGTCCTGAGCGCCGGATCCGGCTCGGCCGTCGAGACGGCTCTCGACAGGCTGCGGATGCTGGACGCCGACGTCGGTGCCGCGCGCCCCGGCGTCTTGAGCCTGAGCGGGCCGGGTGTCTCGGTCGAGGCCGGCCTGCTCGGACCGTTCCCGGAGAACCTCCTGCAGGCCGACTTCGGGATCATGGCACTGCACGGCCGGTCCGAAGCGCAGCCGCGGCCGCTGGGTGTCGACTACGTTTCGGTGCTCACGGGAATGGCCGCCGTCCAAGGTGTGCTGGCCGCGACTTTGGCTCAGCTGCGTGGAAACCCGGTGTCGCGGATCGAGATGAGCGCGGACCGTGTCGCGATGATGGCGGTCGCGCAGTACATCGCCGCCGCCACCGCGGACGAGGATCCCGAGGGTCCTGACGGTATTCCGTCGACAGCACGGCCGCCGTTCGTTTCGGCCGACGGGGTCGCCTTCGAGGTCGAGGCCTTCAGCAGCGAGGCCTGGCAGGGATTCTGGGCTTCGCTGGGAGCGCCGGAACGCGCGGTCGGACAAGGATGGCGGCCGTTCCTGCTCCGCTACGAACGCGCGTCGGTGTCGCTTCCGCGCGAACTGCACGAGGCTGCCGAGTCTCGCTCGTTCGAGGAGATCCGCTCGATCGCCGAGTCGACGTCGATGCACATCTGTCCGGTTAGGACAGTGGAAGAGCGGCGCGCCGATCCCGACGCGGGTTCGCCACCGTGGTCGTTCCGGGCAGGCCGGGCAGCGCCGCCCGGACCCGGCGCCGACGCAGGACTGCCGCTCGCCGGGATCCGCATCGTCGAGTCGACCCGCCGGGTGCAGGGCCCGATGGCCACCCGGCTGCTGTCATTGCTCGGCGCGACCGTCACCCGGATCGAGCCGCCGGGCGGTGATCCCTTGCGGGGCATGCCGCCGATGGCGGGTGACTGCTCGGCGAAGTTCCGCGTGCTCAACGACGGCAAGCGCATCGCCGAGATCGACTTCAAACAGCCGTCCGGGCGCGCCGAGGTGCTGGACCTGGTCCGTGACGCCGATGTCTTCCTGCACAACTGGGCGCCGGGCAAGGACGTCGAGCTCGGCCTGGACGCGGCCACGATGCACGCGGTGAACCCCGGGCTGGTGTACGCGACCGCGTCCGGCTGGGGCGACGCGCTGGGGGAGAACCCGCCCGCGGGCACGGACTACATGGTCCAGGCGTATTCCGGGCTCGCGGACGCACTGACCCCGGCAGGCGCTCCGCCGCGGCCGACGTTGATGATCATGGTGGACATCGCGGGCGGATTCGTTTCGGCGGAAGGGATCCTGGCCGCACTGGTGGCACGGCAGCGCTTCGGCCGGGGCGGCGAGGTCACAACGTCGCTGCTCGGCGCGGCGGACGCGCTGCTGCGCGAGCCGTCGCCCGTCGCCGTCGACGGTGTCTTCACGGCGGCCGACGGCCTGCTCGCGATCGTGACCGAGTACGTCGCCGCGCTGTGCTCGCTCCTGGACATTCCCGTTCCTTCGCAAGAAGAACTGCCGGACGCGATCACCAAGGCGCTGGGCACGCGGCCGGTGGCGGACTGGGAACGCAGGCTGGGTCCGGTCGCGATGCCCGTCCGGCGCGATCTGCGCACGCTCGTCTCGCGCCGTCCCTCGCGGTTCGAGCAGAACGGATGCGCGATCGCTACTTCACCATGGACTTTTTCGTAG
- a CDS encoding acyltransferase family protein: protein MSVTTTRKGGPPAAAEKPAKQRYLAVDGLRGVCALALLFTHVAMIAGVLGTKELGGTIASTSAVGGFFTGGLQIFAGVFFVLTGMFVYQGFAKSIINGTPRKREGTVIRRVLRLLPAYYVMYFVVLVALNLQQIDNLWDVLRPMLLLHIYDWDGWSNGMEITWTVPDMAQFYLLLPLLAWATFKFASRGQTARARAYRMMLPVPVLFAAGIAWLLYSQMNGLGTRALFWYPMGLMPEVAIGMVIAIWLELQKASPKEAPKLLAFAGRHRVLFLGIALTCLLINCARPGSEIGMDDYYSLTALGIFYGLLAILSATLLLAMVAPGPESRLIRAVFTNRVILFIGKISYGVYLWQFAVMHFYLQKPNAYFNGEPMPLMLIRAGTGFWELQLVTLVGTIILSTISYYLLERPLMNWGERLIKRRAARKAATLPRPREESVPV, encoded by the coding sequence ATGAGCGTTACCACAACGCGGAAAGGCGGGCCGCCCGCAGCCGCGGAAAAGCCCGCCAAACAACGCTATCTCGCCGTCGACGGCTTGCGCGGGGTTTGCGCGCTGGCACTGCTCTTCACGCACGTCGCGATGATCGCGGGAGTGCTGGGCACCAAGGAACTCGGCGGCACGATCGCTTCGACCAGCGCGGTCGGCGGATTCTTCACCGGCGGTCTGCAGATCTTCGCGGGCGTTTTCTTCGTGCTCACGGGCATGTTCGTCTATCAGGGGTTCGCGAAGTCGATCATCAACGGCACCCCGCGCAAACGCGAAGGCACGGTCATCCGCCGTGTGCTGCGCCTGCTCCCCGCGTACTACGTGATGTACTTCGTGGTGCTGGTCGCGCTGAACCTCCAGCAGATCGACAACCTGTGGGACGTCCTCCGTCCGATGCTGCTCCTGCACATCTACGACTGGGACGGCTGGAGCAACGGCATGGAGATCACGTGGACCGTGCCGGACATGGCGCAGTTCTACCTCCTGCTTCCGCTGCTCGCCTGGGCGACCTTCAAGTTCGCCTCCCGCGGCCAGACCGCGCGGGCACGCGCGTACCGGATGATGCTGCCCGTGCCGGTGCTGTTCGCGGCCGGTATCGCCTGGCTGCTGTACTCGCAGATGAACGGCCTCGGCACCCGCGCGCTGTTCTGGTACCCGATGGGCCTGATGCCGGAGGTCGCGATCGGCATGGTCATCGCGATCTGGCTGGAGCTGCAGAAAGCGTCGCCGAAGGAGGCGCCCAAGCTGCTCGCCTTCGCCGGCCGCCACCGCGTTCTGTTCCTGGGCATCGCGCTGACCTGCCTGCTGATCAACTGTGCCCGTCCCGGCAGTGAAATCGGCATGGACGATTACTACAGTCTCACCGCGCTCGGGATCTTCTACGGACTCTTGGCGATTCTCTCGGCGACATTGCTGCTGGCGATGGTCGCGCCCGGACCCGAATCGCGCCTGATCCGCGCGGTGTTCACCAACCGGGTGATCCTGTTCATCGGCAAGATCTCCTACGGGGTCTACCTGTGGCAGTTCGCGGTGATGCACTTCTACCTGCAGAAGCCGAACGCCTATTTCAACGGGGAACCGATGCCGTTGATGTTGATCCGCGCCGGCACCGGGTTCTGGGAACTGCAACTGGTCACCCTGGTCGGCACGATCATCCTTTCGACGATCTCGTACTACCTGCTCGAAAGGCCGCTGATGAACTGGGGTGAGCGGCTCATCAAGCGCCGCGCCGCCCGTAAGGCGGCCACGCTGCCGCGGCCGCGTGAGGAATCGGTCCCGGTGTAG